CAAACGATTCAATTGATGGTGATGGCGCAGCAGGAGCGGTAGCAGGTGCAGTCGCTTGCGCTACAGTCATCGGCATTGCTACTGAAGCTTGCCTTAGTACTGTAGGCGCTTGTACTACAGGTTCTGCTTCTACTTGAGGTTGAATAGCGTTTACTGTAGTATTGTTTTGCTCTAGATTGTTTTCTACGGTTGCAACTACGTAGTCTGTTGCTGGAGCAGCATCTTGCTGATTGAGTTCAGCTGATTGCGGCTGTTCTACTGCATGCGCTGTAGAGGATACAACTATTGTTGCACCTAGGACTGCTGGGCTAAGCAGTAGCGATTTCCACAAGATCTTTGACATTTTTACCTCTTATCCTCACACCTTTTGTAGATAAAAGAATTTTTACATAGACTCATTACACTATAGGCAATGAGACATCCTATTGACACCTGTGGAGGAGGTATACTGTAGTAATTATAAGTTTAACACTGTTTAATGCTTGATTAAGTCCGAGTTAATAAAATTAATAGCGATTTTCACGGAAACTGATGCGGATTGCTACACGAACATCCAGATTTTGAAGCAACAATTCAAGACCTGAGCCAATTTTACATGTATAAGCTGCCCATATAATTCGAGTCAAGCTTTTACCTCTTTGTCCCGTCCTAATGAATTTATGATTTGGAATATATCATAGACTAAGAAGGTAGTAACACTATAAGCAAGAACTGTTAGTTTTATAAGCTAGATTAATATATAAATTGCTAAAAGATAATAAAGATAATTATGCTGCCTGATTGATTAACATCGTTACAGCGTAAGACACAAAATGAAGCTATAGCTAGTAATCGTAATACATAACTTAATACTCAGGTTTTATAAAAAACTCAATAAACTTTTGTAATATTTTGAGTTTACATAGATGTGTTAAGTTAGCACAGGCTTATTTATACTTTTGTACATAAAATCTAATCTCCTAGGGAATTTCAAGCGATTCTGTTTGCTGGAGAAAAGACTGTGATCGCGCACGACATAAGCGTTTAACTTGCCTAATAATTAGGTCATTTATTAACAAATGTTTGAACTAGATTAAATAGTATTTAATCTTCAACTTAACTACTAAAGAATTAAACTTTTCAGCAAAATTGTAGAATGTAATTAATCATAAAAATCACAATCTCCAACTCAGGGCAAAGTGTTACTTTGCCGAAGTTACTGATTCAATTAGTTGCTGAACAAGACAAGAAAGAGGCGACTCGATGTTAGAAAAAATTTTGTTAGCTGACTCTGGAACTGGTCATTCAGAAGAAATGCTCAAAGCATTAATGGATTTACCATCGATCCAAAAGGCATCTGTCACCGTTTTGCATGTTGTATCTCCTCAAGTTAGTGCCGAGACAATGACATCGAAGTGGGAAGAAGGAGGAAAGGTACTAGCGACAGCAATTCAGTCGTTGCATTTAGATCCAACCAAAGTTTCGGCAATTCTTCGGCAAGGCGATCCTAAAGATGTTGTTTGCCAAGTCGCAGAGGAGATTGATGCGGATTTGATTATTATGGGTTCGCGCGGTCTGAAACGGTTGCAATCGATTTTGTCTAATTCAGTTAGTCAGTACGTGTTTCAATTGTCCTCGCGACCAATGTTGTTGGTCAAGGATGATATTTATGTCAAAAAAATCAATCGCATCATGGTAGCGGTGGATGGTTCAGAGGCGGCGAAACAATGTTTACAGTTAGCGTTGTTTTTATTGCGAGATATTAAAGGAGGGCAACTGATTTTAGCCCACGTCGATAAAGGTGCAGCAACGCCAGGCGAAAAAGATCCCATTTTAGCCGAAGCGATCGCCGAAGCGAAAAAACAAGGCATACAACCCCGCGCAATTTCTACTACGGGTAAACCTGGTGAAGAAATTTGCCGCATCGCCGCAGAAAATAATGTCGATTTATTAATGCTTGGTTCTCCAGATCGCCGTCCTTCGATTGCGAAAAGTTTTGTTGACTTGGATCGGCTTTTGGGTTCTTCGTTGTCCGATTATGTCCGCGTAAATGCAAACTGTCCAGTGTTATTAGCAAGGACTGTAGGTTAATTGCAATTGTTTTTGTGCTTTCACTAGCAAAAAACCCCTGCTCAATGCGGGGGTTTTTGTCAAGGAACTTATTTTTATGAATCGTTGCGACCTTCGCGGCTAGCAGTCTGAATATACAGAATAATCAAGAACACAGCTGGGACTAAGACGAACAAGATGCTCGCTACGAACCCTAAGTCATTAACTTGCATCGAAAGAAAGCCTCTCGCGGATCATGAGCTAACAGTTTTAGAATAACATTATCCCCGCTGTCAGAGAAGAGGAACTTTTGCTTACGGTAAACTTCATCAAGGCTTAGTAACGACACTGACAGGTCCATTGACTAATGCTTGGCAAGCAAGACGATAGTTTTTTGGCTTTTTCTTGAGTTTGCGGTCTTCAACTTCTGTGCGTGGTGACAAGTTTTCCATGCCTTGAGTAATCTCAACAATACAAGTGCCACATTGACCATAGCCACCGCAATTCATCATTTTGCCGTAGAATTTGTAAATATCGATGCCATTTTCCATCGCCTTGAGCCGAAGATTGGCACCGTCAGCAGCAACGACTTCATGATTTTCTTTCTCAAATTTGATATTGGGCATTCCCGCTTCCTCGTTCACCTGTGATGACCGTATGTTGTACTATGCAGCGAAGGAGACTACAGCGCCTCGATGCGCCGAAGGCTAGCTTGCACTTCTATTGTGACGACTGAGTAAAGTTTAATGCTCAGTAATTATGTTGATTTATTACGAAATATTAAAACATATTACGGTTCGGCGCGGTTGAGATTTCGATTAGTTACGCGATTCTAATTCTTGGCGTTGTTCAAGTGCTAAACGCTCATTTAACCACTCTAATTCTTCTTTAATTACCGCAATAAATCTATGCCATACCGCGATTTCATAGAAATCGTCACTGGGTATCGGTTGAACTTCTAGCGTTTCCAGCCGCAGACGACACACCATGATGCGGTGTTCGAGAAGTTTAATGCGTTCGGCAGGTTCGAGATGACTAAAAAAGAAGTACTTAATAATAAAGCGCGATCGCGCATTCACCCAGCTTTCGTGCGGGTGTTCTAGCATTTTGCGGCGAAAGGCGGTTGTACCTTGGGAAGTAATGCTATAAATCTTACGGCTAGGTCCTGCTTCACCGGCTTCTTGGATGAGAGTTGTAATATCACCTCGTTCTTCTAAGCGCCTCAACAACGGGTAAATTGCACCATAATTGACACTAATACAGCCACTCATAAATTGCTCTAGTTGCTGTTTTAATCGATAACCGTGTAGCGGTTTGCTTTGCAATATACCCAGGGTCGCTAGCTCAAGCATTCTTTTTTATGTCAAACTGATAGATTGAAAGACTGTACTAAATTGAAATAACAAAGTTTTATATATCTTCAGACTTAGGACAGAGCCAAATTAACTATTAGCAATATTTAAATACTTTAGTAAAGATATGGAAAGGGCAAAATATAAAAGATACAAAGCTTTTCTTTATCCGTGTGTTAACTTTCTAACCGTTAGCTAGCAAATGATTGTATGAC
This is a stretch of genomic DNA from Chroogloeocystis siderophila 5.2 s.c.1. It encodes these proteins:
- the psbM gene encoding photosystem II reaction center protein PsbM, whose amino-acid sequence is MQVNDLGFVASILFVLVPAVFLIILYIQTASREGRNDS
- a CDS encoding PadR family transcriptional regulator, translating into MLELATLGILQSKPLHGYRLKQQLEQFMSGCISVNYGAIYPLLRRLEERGDITTLIQEAGEAGPSRKIYSITSQGTTAFRRKMLEHPHESWVNARSRFIIKYFFFSHLEPAERIKLLEHRIMVCRLRLETLEVQPIPSDDFYEIAVWHRFIAVIKEELEWLNERLALEQRQELESRN
- a CDS encoding universal stress protein — its product is MLEKILLADSGTGHSEEMLKALMDLPSIQKASVTVLHVVSPQVSAETMTSKWEEGGKVLATAIQSLHLDPTKVSAILRQGDPKDVVCQVAEEIDADLIIMGSRGLKRLQSILSNSVSQYVFQLSSRPMLLVKDDIYVKKINRIMVAVDGSEAAKQCLQLALFLLRDIKGGQLILAHVDKGAATPGEKDPILAEAIAEAKKQGIQPRAISTTGKPGEEICRIAAENNVDLLMLGSPDRRPSIAKSFVDLDRLLGSSLSDYVRVNANCPVLLARTVG
- a CDS encoding 2Fe-2S iron-sulfur cluster-binding protein, with translation MPNIKFEKENHEVVAADGANLRLKAMENGIDIYKFYGKMMNCGGYGQCGTCIVEITQGMENLSPRTEVEDRKLKKKPKNYRLACQALVNGPVSVVTKP